A window of Sporolituus thermophilus DSM 23256 contains these coding sequences:
- the yihA gene encoding ribosome biogenesis GTP-binding protein YihA/YsxC: protein MAETQFNVIKARYVASAVRADQYPPEDLPEIAFIGRSNVGKSSLINSLCRHHGLARVSASPGKTQTINFYAVTAKLPDERRLEWYLVDLPGYGYARTGQAQRRQWTRFVEEYFLRSSRLKLVCQLVDLRHLPQASDVAMYDWLKTHDLTVQVVATKADKIGRTHLARHIAAIKNGLQLETGGIIAYSALSGQGRNDLLDAIGQILLK, encoded by the coding sequence ATGGCTGAGACGCAATTCAATGTCATTAAGGCCCGCTATGTAGCCTCAGCCGTACGGGCCGACCAGTATCCGCCTGAGGACCTGCCCGAAATCGCGTTTATTGGCCGCTCCAACGTGGGTAAATCGTCATTGATTAATTCATTGTGCCGTCATCATGGGCTGGCACGGGTGAGCGCCAGCCCCGGCAAGACCCAAACCATTAATTTTTATGCTGTGACCGCCAAGTTGCCGGACGAACGGCGGCTGGAATGGTATTTGGTCGACCTTCCCGGTTACGGCTACGCGCGGACGGGCCAAGCCCAACGCCGGCAGTGGACCAGGTTTGTCGAAGAATACTTTCTCCGTTCGTCGCGCCTGAAACTGGTGTGTCAGTTGGTTGACCTCCGTCATCTGCCACAGGCCAGTGATGTGGCCATGTACGATTGGTTGAAAACGCATGACCTTACTGTACAGGTGGTGGCTACCAAAGCGGATAAAATCGGGCGTACCCACCTAGCGCGTCATATAGCGGCGATTAAAAACGGGCTGCAACTGGAAACGGGCGGGATTATTGCCTATTCAGCGCTTAGTGGACAAGGGCGGAACGACCTACTTGACGCAATTGGCCAAATTTTGCTAAAATAA
- a CDS encoding AsnC family transcriptional regulator has product MLTQFDKALLNIIQTDLPLTKRPFAVLAERLGVDEATVIDRLRALKALGYIRRIGPFFDSARLGYVGTLAAVRVRPDKVREVAEAINAFPGVTHNYEREGYFNLWFALLSPSKEAQRRVLQYIGKLDGVDKLISLPATRKYKVSVEFTLG; this is encoded by the coding sequence ATGCTGACTCAGTTCGATAAAGCCTTGCTGAATATTATCCAAACCGATTTGCCGCTGACCAAGCGACCTTTCGCCGTGCTGGCCGAGCGGTTGGGCGTCGACGAGGCCACGGTCATTGACCGGCTGCGCGCACTCAAGGCCCTTGGCTATATCCGGCGGATCGGGCCGTTCTTTGATTCGGCCCGGCTGGGGTATGTGGGCACGCTGGCGGCCGTGCGCGTCAGGCCGGACAAAGTAAGGGAAGTAGCGGAAGCGATTAATGCTTTCCCGGGCGTTACCCATAACTATGAGCGAGAGGGGTATTTCAACCTATGGTTTGCTCTTCTTTCGCCAAGCAAGGAGGCCCAGCGCCGCGTCCTGCAGTACATCGGGAAGCTCGACGGGGTGGACAAGCTGATTAGCTTGCCGGCGACCAGGAAATACAAAGTAAGCGTTGAGTTCACGCTTGGGTAG
- a CDS encoding AsnC family transcriptional regulator, which translates to MLDALDKKIIAAMQDEFPLVSDPYRVIAERLGISEDELLRRLERYRQTGQLRKMGAVLRHREVGYAANALCAWVVTPEREEEVGRLMAAHPAVTHCYSRLPAEEWPYNFYTMVHAHTRAECREIVEALARAAGLDQYTMLFSTREWKKTSMHYFREGEEQC; encoded by the coding sequence ATGTTGGACGCCCTGGATAAAAAGATTATTGCCGCTATGCAAGACGAATTCCCGCTGGTGAGTGATCCCTATCGCGTCATTGCCGAGCGGCTGGGAATCAGTGAAGACGAACTCTTGCGGCGGCTGGAGCGGTACCGGCAAACGGGACAACTCCGGAAAATGGGCGCCGTTCTTCGTCATCGCGAGGTGGGCTACGCGGCCAATGCCCTTTGCGCTTGGGTGGTAACGCCGGAGCGTGAAGAAGAGGTAGGCAGGCTGATGGCTGCTCATCCCGCTGTTACCCACTGCTACAGCCGGTTGCCGGCTGAAGAGTGGCCGTATAACTTTTACACTATGGTTCATGCCCACACTCGTGCTGAATGCCGGGAAATTGTCGAAGCGTTGGCCCGTGCTGCCGGTTTGGACCAATATACTATGCTGTTTAGCACCCGGGAGTGGAAAAAAACGAGTATGCACTATTTTCGGGAGGGCGAAGAACAATGTTGA
- the ptb gene encoding phosphate butyryltransferase, which yields MLKSFADVLAAVKGLPPRRVAVAAAQDDAVLEAVRGAKEQGIADFILVGDRDKIERTAAKVSVSLEGLTIIHEADDRQAAYRAVALVSGGEADVLMKGLINTADLLRAVLDKEVGLRTGRVLSHAAVFEVPGFDRLLTITDGGMNIAPTLAQKADIIQNSVGLAKVLGISPAKVAVLAAVEVVNPDMPATLDAAALAKMADRGQIKGAVVDGPLALDNAINLEAARHKGITSPVAGLADILLVPNIEVGNALGKSLIYFARGRMAGLILGAAKPVIVTSRADTYEGKILSIALGALLGQK from the coding sequence ATGTTGAAAAGTTTTGCTGATGTACTTGCGGCGGTGAAAGGACTGCCGCCCCGGCGGGTTGCTGTTGCCGCTGCGCAGGATGACGCCGTTCTTGAGGCTGTCAGAGGGGCGAAAGAGCAGGGCATCGCCGATTTTATCCTGGTAGGCGACCGGGACAAGATTGAACGTACCGCGGCGAAAGTGAGCGTCAGTCTCGAGGGGCTAACAATCATCCATGAGGCTGATGACCGTCAGGCCGCCTATCGGGCCGTGGCCCTCGTCTCAGGCGGGGAAGCGGACGTGCTGATGAAAGGCCTTATCAACACCGCTGATCTGTTGCGGGCCGTCCTGGATAAAGAGGTTGGATTGCGCACCGGTAGGGTACTCAGCCATGCCGCCGTGTTTGAAGTGCCCGGCTTTGACCGGTTGCTGACTATTACTGACGGCGGCATGAACATCGCGCCAACTCTCGCGCAAAAGGCCGATATCATCCAAAATAGCGTCGGTCTGGCCAAAGTATTGGGCATTAGCCCTGCCAAGGTTGCGGTGCTTGCCGCCGTGGAAGTTGTTAATCCCGATATGCCGGCGACGCTTGATGCCGCAGCGCTCGCCAAGATGGCCGACCGGGGCCAGATTAAAGGAGCGGTCGTTGATGGTCCGCTCGCCCTTGACAATGCAATTAATCTTGAAGCGGCCAGACATAAGGGCATTACCAGTCCGGTGGCCGGTCTGGCTGATATTTTGCTCGTTCCTAATATTGAAGTAGGTAACGCTTTAGGCAAATCGCTTATTTATTTTGCCCGTGGCCGTATGGCCGGCTTAATTCTCGGCGCGGCCAAGCCGGTAATTGTCACTTCCCGCGCCGACACATACGAAGGGAAAATCCTCTCTATCGCCCTTGGGGCTCTGCTGGGACAAAAATAA
- a CDS encoding ferredoxin oxidoreductase translates to MAEVSLQGEQRVFMTGNEVVAWAAVAAKADIMYGYPITPQNEIMHYWTRLAPKYNKKFLQVEDEISAGFTTLGGVISGRKAFTATAGPGNVLMQESATMAEMMRLPIVYIIQQRGGPSTATVIYSQQEVTLTTFGGNGEGHRIVYSTATHQELFDYTIKAFNAAWTYRFPTFVLGDGYQAKMREPLTIYDPEARGIKLVNPEPILGDTTPGKQFKHIRNTYNTEDELYEVVMANQRDWEAMAPKVVEWDAKDCADADVIILTHGVVFRAAQGAYGMFRGEGKKVGYFRPITLRPFPEEQLREAAKTAKKIFIAESSYGQLVKLVQQALYGMNVEIVPMLRPGVGITTEEIYEEVSKLLG, encoded by the coding sequence ATGGCCGAAGTTTCACTCCAGGGTGAACAAAGAGTATTCATGACAGGCAATGAAGTCGTTGCCTGGGCTGCCGTTGCAGCCAAAGCCGACATTATGTACGGCTATCCCATCACGCCGCAAAACGAGATCATGCATTACTGGACACGGCTTGCGCCCAAGTACAACAAGAAGTTTCTCCAGGTTGAGGACGAAATTTCCGCCGGTTTTACCACGCTGGGCGGCGTAATTTCCGGAAGAAAAGCCTTTACTGCCACCGCCGGTCCGGGCAACGTACTGATGCAGGAATCGGCAACCATGGCCGAGATGATGCGATTGCCGATTGTCTATATCATTCAACAGCGCGGCGGCCCCTCTACCGCTACCGTTATTTATTCGCAGCAGGAGGTAACGCTGACCACCTTCGGCGGCAACGGCGAAGGACACCGCATCGTATATTCCACTGCTACTCATCAGGAATTGTTTGACTACACCATTAAGGCCTTTAATGCTGCCTGGACTTACCGGTTCCCCACCTTCGTGCTTGGCGACGGCTACCAGGCCAAAATGCGTGAGCCGCTGACCATTTATGATCCCGAAGCGCGCGGTATTAAGCTCGTCAATCCCGAGCCCATTCTCGGCGATACTACGCCTGGCAAACAGTTTAAGCACATCCGCAATACATATAACACCGAAGACGAACTATATGAGGTTGTTATGGCCAATCAGCGCGATTGGGAAGCAATGGCGCCGAAAGTTGTCGAATGGGATGCGAAAGACTGCGCCGACGCCGATGTGATTATTCTTACCCATGGCGTGGTGTTCCGTGCCGCTCAAGGCGCCTATGGCATGTTCCGCGGCGAAGGCAAGAAGGTCGGCTATTTCCGTCCCATTACGCTCCGCCCGTTCCCGGAAGAGCAGCTCCGCGAGGCTGCGAAAACGGCCAAAAAAATCTTTATTGCCGAGTCTTCGTATGGACAACTCGTGAAACTTGTCCAACAGGCGCTGTACGGCATGAACGTGGAGATTGTTCCCATGCTGCGGCCGGGCGTTGGCATCACCACCGAGGAAATCTACGAAGAAGTTTCCAAACTGTTAGGGTAG
- a CDS encoding thiamine pyrophosphate-dependent enzyme, whose amino-acid sequence MQELKEQGILQPAMPSSWNEESKPHKFCPGCGHGIILKCLGEAIDELGIKDKMVFGCDIGCSLLAWDFFAVDSVQTHHGRTTPVIVGMKRANPELIGVAYMGDGGGYAIGSQHLFNAAVRNEKITIILCNNCNYGMTGGQMAPTTLPGMKTETSPYGRDVEQTGLPTKGPEMVAAVAPEGAYVARGTIANPRQLKGFIKKALENQMAGNGISFVEALSSCPTNWRTNAKQTWEFVEKEMTQYFKVGELRVPQVKEG is encoded by the coding sequence ATGCAAGAACTGAAAGAGCAAGGTATTCTTCAGCCGGCGATGCCGTCAAGCTGGAACGAAGAATCGAAACCGCATAAATTCTGCCCGGGCTGCGGCCACGGCATTATTCTCAAGTGTCTGGGCGAGGCCATTGACGAATTGGGGATCAAGGACAAGATGGTATTTGGCTGTGACATTGGCTGTTCTCTGTTGGCTTGGGATTTCTTTGCCGTTGATTCGGTTCAGACCCACCATGGCCGTACGACGCCGGTTATTGTCGGCATGAAACGGGCTAATCCGGAATTGATTGGTGTTGCCTATATGGGTGACGGCGGCGGTTACGCCATCGGCTCGCAGCACCTCTTCAACGCCGCGGTGCGCAATGAAAAGATTACGATTATTCTTTGCAATAACTGTAACTACGGCATGACTGGCGGCCAAATGGCGCCGACTACGCTGCCGGGGATGAAAACCGAGACTTCGCCATACGGCCGTGACGTCGAACAGACCGGTTTGCCTACCAAGGGTCCGGAAATGGTCGCTGCCGTAGCCCCCGAGGGCGCCTATGTGGCCAGGGGCACCATTGCCAACCCCCGTCAGCTTAAAGGTTTCATTAAGAAGGCACTGGAAAACCAAATGGCCGGCAACGGGATATCTTTTGTCGAGGCGCTGTCCTCCTGTCCGACCAACTGGCGGACCAACGCCAAACAGACATGGGAATTCGTCGAGAAAGAAATGACGCAATACTTTAAAGTCGGCGAACTGCGCGTGCCGCAAGTAAAGGAGGGCTAA
- a CDS encoding 2-oxoacid:acceptor oxidoreductase family protein — MAKITKIALAGEGGQGVQSIAEILAEAANEEGKNALYIPNFGVEQRGGVSIAYVQISDGPIGAPKFQKADILIPLSPRAVRRTKLHAGRNTVYIYDNSLIQEGEVNDNIVGLQYTDVTPPNPTAGMPNPAEAPVGGQPDEDLPQDMIAGEPKTVSFTVPGPGVDPADIPAYVKRVIPIPANDIAKNELHPRVFNMIILGAVIAATEVLPLDTIKEALETKLGDKFKTNPELRDMNFKALERGYEIIKGSM; from the coding sequence ATGGCGAAGATCACCAAGATTGCTCTGGCCGGCGAAGGCGGCCAAGGCGTTCAGTCCATAGCGGAAATTTTGGCGGAAGCCGCTAACGAAGAAGGTAAGAACGCGCTGTATATTCCTAACTTCGGCGTTGAGCAGCGCGGCGGCGTGTCTATTGCCTATGTGCAGATCAGTGACGGCCCCATTGGCGCCCCCAAGTTCCAGAAGGCCGACATCCTTATTCCCCTTAGCCCTCGCGCCGTCCGGCGCACCAAACTGCATGCCGGCCGCAACACCGTTTATATCTATGACAACTCTCTCATCCAGGAAGGCGAGGTCAACGACAACATCGTTGGTCTCCAATACACGGACGTTACGCCGCCGAACCCAACCGCCGGTATGCCGAATCCCGCCGAAGCGCCGGTCGGAGGGCAGCCTGATGAGGACTTGCCGCAGGACATGATTGCCGGTGAGCCGAAGACCGTTTCTTTCACCGTGCCCGGCCCCGGGGTTGATCCGGCGGACATTCCCGCTTATGTCAAGCGCGTCATTCCGATCCCGGCCAATGACATCGCGAAAAACGAACTGCACCCCCGCGTTTTCAATATGATTATCCTCGGGGCAGTTATCGCCGCAACGGAAGTGCTGCCGCTTGATACCATCAAAGAGGCCCTGGAAACCAAACTGGGCGATAAATTCAAAACCAATCCGGAGCTTCGCGATATGAACTTTAAAGCCCTTGAGCGCGGCTATGAAATTATTAAGGGGTCAATGTAA
- a CDS encoding 4Fe-4S binding protein, with the protein MAKVNWEAAKYESSKGQWSIFPGLCKGCGLCIEKCPVKCIGWSEGLGVYGTPRVEANMEKCIVCGICQMICPDCAIRVEKKK; encoded by the coding sequence ATGGCCAAAGTTAACTGGGAAGCGGCAAAATACGAAAGTAGCAAAGGCCAGTGGAGTATATTCCCGGGACTATGCAAGGGCTGCGGACTGTGCATTGAAAAATGTCCGGTCAAATGCATCGGCTGGTCCGAAGGTCTGGGCGTATATGGTACGCCGCGCGTGGAAGCCAACATGGAAAAATGCATTGTCTGTGGTATTTGCCAAATGATCTGCCCCGATTGCGCCATCCGGGTTGAGAAAAAGAAATAG